Proteins encoded in a region of the Rhodopirellula halodulae genome:
- a CDS encoding tetratricopeptide repeat protein, with the protein MGTQIEAVAAEAIAAEQALPSVPASPAAPSDAQLRMLEMLLAKVQSNPGHSDSWRSLGRMQKALGQTDEAVTSTRKALELDPYNAAAHFDLGTLLQQVSRGEAAKQHFQEVLAIAPESTYADQVRAMGLEIPENVSVPSHAVAQLGMPTTDGSAPAILPGSPVISTGSPASLPMSSGLPDTAMQADPLPAYDPFSQSPTANPLTQTVGYEIQTFDGSDDLENRLRQLEEEAEAPGNAFRIYLETGLLYNTNVTLTPISRDLAQDEQASFQWYASPDMDWKLFRNETSRAGVLFRGYFTANESQFQEFNLASFQPGAFAERDFTFGGNEVIGRMEYVFSNDFFDGNQVGNRHAGTASVTVIRPDLNAWYGYTTVAQSDFEDDGVTPDQTSLDGTTITFGGSHFKRTAWESLPMLVLGTDLEYANTKGDDYRYLSVNLHGSTDWSFWDRWTFTPTWGVGYRNYPDFTDPIGRDEIFWRVHGKLTYQWTEQWSVSTVAGHDRFASDNESFDTERSEVGFFVGFKR; encoded by the coding sequence ATGGGCACACAAATCGAGGCCGTCGCAGCCGAGGCAATCGCAGCCGAGCAGGCATTGCCGAGCGTGCCAGCATCGCCCGCCGCGCCGTCTGACGCTCAGCTACGCATGTTGGAAATGTTGCTGGCGAAGGTGCAAAGCAATCCAGGGCATTCCGATTCATGGCGAAGCTTGGGGCGAATGCAAAAAGCGTTGGGGCAAACGGACGAGGCGGTGACGTCGACTCGCAAAGCCCTTGAGTTGGATCCATACAACGCGGCGGCTCACTTCGACTTGGGAACCTTGCTCCAACAGGTGTCTCGTGGTGAAGCAGCGAAGCAACATTTTCAAGAGGTGTTGGCGATCGCACCCGAGAGCACCTATGCGGACCAAGTTCGAGCGATGGGTTTGGAGATTCCGGAGAACGTGTCGGTTCCGTCGCATGCGGTTGCGCAACTGGGAATGCCAACGACCGATGGATCGGCTCCCGCGATCTTGCCCGGTTCACCCGTGATCTCAACCGGTTCACCTGCAAGCTTGCCGATGTCCAGCGGGCTGCCCGACACTGCGATGCAAGCGGATCCATTGCCCGCGTACGACCCGTTTTCGCAATCACCGACCGCCAATCCGCTCACGCAGACCGTCGGCTACGAGATCCAAACGTTCGACGGATCGGATGATCTCGAGAATCGATTGAGGCAGTTGGAAGAGGAAGCAGAGGCACCCGGCAATGCGTTTCGCATCTATTTGGAAACAGGATTGCTTTACAACACCAACGTCACGTTGACACCCATCAGCCGAGACTTGGCGCAGGACGAGCAAGCCAGTTTCCAGTGGTACGCCAGCCCTGATATGGACTGGAAACTGTTTCGCAATGAAACTTCGCGTGCGGGCGTCCTGTTTCGAGGTTACTTCACCGCCAACGAAAGCCAATTTCAAGAATTCAATCTCGCGAGCTTTCAACCCGGTGCGTTCGCAGAACGAGACTTCACCTTCGGTGGCAACGAGGTCATCGGAAGAATGGAATACGTTTTCTCGAATGACTTCTTCGACGGAAACCAGGTCGGCAATCGGCACGCGGGAACCGCTTCCGTCACCGTGATCCGTCCAGACTTGAATGCCTGGTACGGCTACACCACGGTGGCTCAGTCAGACTTCGAGGACGACGGGGTGACGCCGGACCAGACTTCCTTGGACGGGACAACGATTACTTTCGGCGGAAGCCATTTCAAACGGACCGCTTGGGAATCGTTGCCCATGCTCGTGTTGGGCACGGACTTGGAATATGCCAATACCAAGGGAGACGACTACCGTTATCTGTCAGTCAACTTGCACGGATCAACCGATTGGTCGTTCTGGGACCGCTGGACATTCACTCCCACCTGGGGCGTTGGCTATCGAAACTACCCTGACTTCACGGATCCGATTGGCCGTGATGAGATTTTTTGGCGGGTGCACGGAAAGCTAACCTATCAGTGGACAGAGCAGTGGTCCGTTTCCACTGTGGCCGGACATGATCGGTTCGCATCCGACAACGAGAGTTTCGACACGGAGCGATCCGAAGTTGGATTCTTTGTTGGATTCAAACGCTGA
- a CDS encoding PAS domain-containing hybrid sensor histidine kinase/response regulator: protein MSELTTSEQQLRLALSMSSIGVIHIDYATQLASADEHAAKLFDLPYGEKISRDDVHSKFHPDDRAEIEACLADSMDPKGVGEFSMEHRIIHRSGEVRWLSIRKRIVFEETGGERKPVSSLLAAVDITPQKNAEEVLKRSQETFESLVQNSPFGIYVVDSNLKMRYVSNGTKEVFRQFQPIEGYDFKTIMHTLWRSDFAAEIVEHFQHTLKTGERYQAPGFVEHRNDTSEIEAYEWEIERTTLPDGSHGVVCYFYDATEHEQIAESIRRREQYFREMTDAAPAMLWVTDVNHACTFLSRGWQDYTGQSQMDGLGTGWLDMVHPDDREETREIIMSSLNSRRPFEHDYRLRTSKGTYRWAIDAGRPKFDAKGNFEGYIGSVIDVHDRHVAEESLRQRAADIEASESRLRLAAETTGFGTYDIHETDALSVWSDELFRILGLPPEGNPSADRYLSLIHPKDREAFQEVLDQSMAADGPEKHSIEFRIVRPDGETRWLIDTGRTFREGNADNRRVIRRVGTVQDITDRKLFEQSLQQAKQSAEMANRSRGEFLANMSHEIRTPMSAILGHADILIDHLKDPDNLLVVETIRRNGNFLLTIINDILDLSKIDAGKMELQEQPIRPDSIVGDVRSLMDVRAAEKDLPLKITFAGPIPETIRTDAIRLRQILLNLVGNAIKFTNDGEVHLHVRYDERSSLLYFDIIDTGVGIPKEKLDSLFEPFTQLDNTSTRSYGGTGLGLTICRRLSHALGGQIDVSSQPGRGSRFTLSLKVKAADKLIQPNLNTQPEKKAPKSDIRLTANVLVVDDRRDIRYLAQHFIEKAGSTVYTATNGKEAIDFIESKESPPVDLIVMDMQMPVMDGYEATAELRRRDCKLPIIALTANAMKSDREECLAAGCTDYTTKPLDQQKLIQMISRLTS, encoded by the coding sequence ATGAGTGAACTTACCACCTCAGAACAACAACTTCGGTTGGCACTTTCGATGTCATCGATCGGTGTCATTCACATCGACTACGCCACGCAATTGGCGTCGGCGGACGAACATGCTGCCAAACTGTTCGACCTGCCCTACGGCGAAAAGATCAGCCGTGACGATGTGCATTCGAAGTTTCACCCGGACGACCGTGCCGAGATCGAAGCCTGTTTGGCGGATTCGATGGACCCGAAGGGAGTCGGTGAATTCTCGATGGAGCATCGGATCATTCATCGCTCAGGCGAAGTCCGCTGGTTAAGTATTCGTAAGAGGATTGTGTTTGAAGAAACGGGGGGCGAACGCAAACCAGTTTCGTCCCTCTTGGCGGCGGTCGACATCACGCCACAGAAGAACGCGGAGGAGGTGCTGAAGCGTTCCCAGGAGACTTTTGAGAGCTTGGTTCAGAACAGCCCCTTTGGGATTTACGTTGTCGATTCCAATTTAAAGATGCGATATGTCAGCAACGGAACAAAAGAGGTCTTTCGCCAGTTTCAGCCGATTGAGGGTTACGACTTCAAAACCATCATGCACACGTTATGGCGTTCGGATTTCGCTGCGGAGATCGTCGAGCATTTTCAACACACGTTGAAGACCGGAGAGCGATATCAGGCACCGGGTTTTGTCGAGCATCGTAACGACACCTCTGAAATCGAAGCGTACGAATGGGAAATTGAACGCACAACTTTGCCGGACGGCAGTCACGGTGTCGTGTGTTACTTCTACGACGCGACGGAGCATGAGCAGATCGCTGAATCAATCCGCCGACGCGAACAGTATTTTCGCGAAATGACCGACGCGGCGCCGGCGATGTTGTGGGTGACCGACGTGAACCACGCCTGCACTTTTCTTTCGCGAGGTTGGCAGGACTACACCGGTCAATCGCAGATGGATGGCCTGGGGACCGGATGGTTGGACATGGTGCATCCCGATGACCGCGAGGAAACTCGTGAGATCATCATGTCGTCCTTGAATAGCCGTCGACCGTTTGAGCACGATTATCGCCTTCGCACTTCCAAAGGGACCTATCGATGGGCGATCGATGCGGGGCGGCCAAAGTTTGATGCCAAAGGCAACTTCGAAGGCTACATCGGCAGCGTGATCGATGTACACGACCGCCACGTCGCCGAAGAATCGCTGCGTCAGCGTGCTGCCGATATTGAAGCAAGTGAAAGTCGATTGCGTTTGGCAGCCGAGACCACCGGATTCGGAACCTACGACATTCACGAAACCGATGCGTTGAGTGTTTGGTCCGACGAACTGTTTCGCATTCTTGGTTTGCCACCCGAAGGAAACCCGAGTGCGGACCGTTACCTTTCGCTGATTCACCCCAAAGACCGCGAAGCGTTTCAAGAAGTGCTGGATCAATCCATGGCTGCGGATGGTCCCGAAAAACACTCGATTGAGTTTCGGATTGTTCGGCCCGACGGAGAGACCCGCTGGTTGATCGACACCGGCCGTACGTTTCGAGAGGGCAACGCAGACAACCGCCGCGTCATTCGTCGCGTGGGCACGGTCCAAGACATCACGGATCGAAAACTATTCGAACAGTCACTTCAGCAAGCCAAACAATCCGCCGAGATGGCCAACCGTTCTCGCGGTGAATTCTTGGCCAACATGTCGCACGAAATTCGCACGCCCATGTCCGCGATTCTCGGGCACGCTGACATCTTGATTGATCACCTGAAGGATCCCGACAACTTGTTGGTCGTTGAGACCATCCGGCGCAATGGCAACTTCTTGTTGACGATCATCAACGACATTTTGGACCTGTCGAAGATTGACGCTGGAAAGATGGAGTTGCAAGAACAACCGATTCGTCCGGATTCGATCGTCGGCGACGTTCGATCATTGATGGATGTCCGGGCAGCGGAAAAGGATCTGCCGCTGAAGATCACGTTTGCAGGACCGATCCCCGAAACCATTCGCACGGACGCGATTCGGTTGCGGCAAATTTTGTTGAACCTGGTTGGCAATGCGATCAAGTTCACCAATGACGGTGAAGTGCATTTGCACGTCCGTTACGACGAACGTTCGAGTTTGTTGTACTTCGACATCATCGATACGGGCGTGGGGATTCCAAAGGAGAAGTTGGATTCGCTGTTCGAGCCCTTCACGCAGTTGGACAACACTTCCACCCGTTCTTATGGCGGGACCGGATTGGGACTGACGATCTGCCGTCGATTGTCGCACGCGTTGGGCGGCCAGATCGATGTTTCCAGTCAGCCCGGTCGCGGCAGTCGATTCACGCTGAGCTTGAAGGTGAAAGCGGCTGACAAGTTGATCCAACCCAACCTGAACACCCAACCGGAGAAGAAAGCTCCGAAGTCCGACATTCGATTGACAGCCAATGTGTTGGTGGTCGATGACCGGCGTGACATTCGCTATCTGGCTCAGCACTTCATTGAGAAAGCCGGTAGCACGGTTTACACCGCCACCAATGGCAAGGAGGCGATTGACTTCATCGAGTCCAAGGAATCTCCGCCGGTTGATCTGATCGTGATGGACATGCAAATGCCCGTCATGGATGGCTACGAAGCCACGGCGGAATTGAGACGTCGTGATTGCAAGTTGCCGATCATCGCGTTGACGGCCAATGCGATGAAGAGCGACCGCGAAGAGTGTCTGGCCGCGGGATGCACCGACTACACGACCAAGCCGCTGGATCAACAAAAGCTGATCCAGATGATTTCGCGTCTGACCTCCTGA
- a CDS encoding cupin domain-containing protein — MDIPQITPKATAEKGAMGQIYLATGKQVALRQWQEAPGGFGPPTNREYETVGYLLSGVLEIEFDGGIATMNSGDSWLVPAGANHRYRVLEPIMAIEATAPPARFADRDHPV; from the coding sequence ATGGACATCCCTCAAATCACTCCCAAGGCCACCGCAGAGAAAGGGGCAATGGGACAAATCTATTTGGCAACCGGAAAGCAAGTCGCGTTGCGGCAATGGCAAGAAGCTCCCGGAGGATTCGGTCCGCCCACCAATCGCGAATATGAAACCGTGGGCTATCTGCTGAGCGGCGTATTGGAAATTGAATTTGATGGTGGCATCGCGACGATGAACTCCGGCGACTCTTGGTTGGTGCCGGCCGGCGCCAACCATCGCTATCGGGTTCTCGAACCCATCATGGCAATCGAAGCCACCGCACCGCCCGCCCGCTTCGCTGATCGCGATCATCCCGTCTAA
- a CDS encoding MerR family DNA-binding transcriptional regulator, with product MSTQHRTETFTETRTEHCAPCFDGWYRVGEAAAFLGVSKETLRNWDKSGRLVPQKNRLTGYRYYRPEDLELFLEQAIAERQS from the coding sequence ATGAGCACACAGCATCGCACAGAGACTTTCACAGAGACTCGCACTGAGCACTGTGCTCCCTGCTTCGATGGTTGGTATCGAGTCGGTGAAGCGGCCGCGTTTCTCGGCGTTAGCAAAGAGACGCTTCGGAACTGGGACAAATCAGGGCGTTTGGTCCCGCAGAAGAACCGTTTGACCGGCTATCGCTATTACCGCCCGGAAGATCTGGAGTTGTTCTTGGAACAGGCAATTGCCGAGCGACAATCATGA
- a CDS encoding PAS domain S-box protein, protein MSEPQTRSKSLVVGVGAGAGGLEALQEFLAALGDSPNLSVVFVAQDQSELQSPLALRLAETTSLHLVEVNSRKLLKPNHVYLCPPNSLLSISRTSRLVVKQATNESTATPIDYFFHSIAETQGDMGVGVILSGMGTDGTLGLKSISDAGGMTFAQTSSSARFDSMPRNAATTGVADHVLTPESIAHELKDYVRYLTHQSEEIGDGTILQQIEHAIPEVADVLYAATKHNFRHYKVGTLTRRILRRMQVLQIPSVADYLTRMRDDQEEAQNLFRELLIGVTTFFRDPESFERLAENVLPRIFQGRSPADPVRIWVPGCATGEEAYTLAMLCYEHLDRWQTQRSESNDEIELPTFQIIASDIDERALATARQGVYSLGIAEHVSDERLKRFFVKRGKRYHVKRDLRESILFSLHNLISDAPFSRQDLISCRNLLIYLGPHLQKKLIPLFHYALRPNGFLFLGPSETISSHGELFRSVNSTHRINQRRGSATLESSSDSRGFLSAVEAARPAAILPSGDDSQEIHQVLQRIVLDEFAPKSVVVDLEGQVVCSLADTSPYLSSGEGLFQNNLIKMASRGLRIGLRSAFAEAKVNRRRVVREDLYLATDKGHQRVKLTIQPMMQLGHESELFMVVFQDIGVPVLEKDGSTDTSEGLPPREFSNEEAQHLIEQLEQELATTRDDLERSMQEMEATNEELKSSYDELLAMNRGLQAANEKLENSKEEIRTTSEAVARANSDLENLLRSTRIATIFLDDDLSIRSFTPAATEIYGLIATDIGRPLTQIVPNVHDMPALPAWDELVKSDGMEDTIVANSGKAFIRRVLPYRSHTGNLDGIVLTFTDVTQLSESEELFQTLVRASAQIVWITDAAGTVQSDSPSWREYTGQTYEQWIGDGWLNAIHPDDRELTWKLWTDAVAKGSPLVMEYRLLSRFGDYRWFQVRTAPQRGPDGSVARWVGMNIDVHDQKQSRIELAGREAHLRRVINNQLGLVGVIDRDGLLVEVDDRSLAIAKVQRDDVIGKPFAEAPWWSYDAAVQKQMQDAMQKAFEGEPVRFDVSLFSAGEEGVLIDFMIAPVFDDQGEIEYLIPSGVDIRDRKKAELENREIAVRLEAIFNTAVDGIITIDRRGIINSVNVAATKIFGFELDELIGKNINMLMPEPEHSEHDGYLKTYDRTGQQHIIGHQRQVIGRRKDGSTFDLDLSVSETSLSGEHKYVGIVRDVTDRVKSEQAKKNASRRMQMALRAGGMAAWEWTPKKSYWTKELYELLGLQPEDGANPDLLFSLVHPEDLAGLKEHWEEATQGECDYEFEFRIVKPDGELRWITGMGEIVRGKSGKVTRMYGVNWDSTQEHVQAETLRESERRANEASASKSAFLANMSHEIRTPMTAILGYAELLQEFIHDEEASHHLQTIRRNGDYLLDIINDILDLSKIEAGKLDVEQERFDPCRLIEDVRSIMEVRAKEAGLELTVQYDDQLPQFIQSDSKRLKQVLINLVGNAIKFTPSGSVTLAVRMKSSPDRLCMDVIDTGIGISDDQQSQLFQPFSQGDSSVSRTFGGTGLGLTISQRLAEMLGGEISFRSQLGEGSTFTLCVSTGDLTDVELVDHRDDHHEAVAALAGSSDATISLDCYALIVDDRRDIRFLSKRILTKAGATVDECEDGQQAVDTVIRCMEEDNCPDVIVLDMQMPTLDGYATAKKLRELGFEGPIIALTADAMQGDMNLCLEAGCNDYLSKPIDAAKLIQLVNKLT, encoded by the coding sequence TTGAGCGAACCACAAACACGATCGAAATCACTGGTGGTCGGTGTGGGAGCCGGCGCCGGTGGACTGGAAGCTCTGCAAGAGTTTTTGGCGGCGTTGGGTGATTCGCCCAATTTGTCGGTGGTATTCGTCGCGCAGGATCAATCGGAGTTGCAGTCCCCGTTGGCTCTTCGCTTGGCCGAGACAACGTCTCTGCACCTGGTGGAGGTGAACTCTCGTAAATTGTTGAAGCCCAACCACGTTTATCTATGTCCACCGAACAGTTTGTTGTCGATCAGTCGCACGTCTCGATTGGTGGTCAAGCAGGCGACGAACGAGTCAACCGCGACGCCGATCGATTACTTCTTCCATTCGATTGCCGAAACCCAAGGTGACATGGGGGTTGGCGTGATCCTTTCGGGGATGGGAACGGATGGAACGCTGGGGCTGAAGTCAATCAGCGACGCGGGCGGGATGACTTTCGCGCAAACATCCAGCTCCGCTCGATTTGATTCGATGCCCCGGAACGCCGCCACCACCGGTGTTGCCGATCACGTGCTGACACCGGAGAGCATTGCACATGAACTGAAAGACTATGTTCGCTACTTGACCCATCAGTCCGAAGAGATTGGTGACGGAACGATCCTGCAACAAATCGAGCATGCGATCCCGGAAGTCGCTGACGTGTTGTATGCGGCGACGAAGCACAACTTTCGGCATTACAAAGTCGGGACGTTGACTCGTCGCATCCTGCGGCGGATGCAGGTGCTGCAAATTCCCAGCGTGGCGGATTACCTCACGCGAATGAGGGATGACCAAGAAGAAGCACAGAATCTGTTTCGAGAATTGCTGATTGGCGTCACGACATTCTTTCGCGACCCAGAGTCGTTCGAGCGTCTGGCGGAGAATGTGCTGCCGCGGATCTTTCAAGGTCGTTCGCCGGCGGATCCCGTACGAATTTGGGTTCCTGGATGCGCGACGGGAGAGGAGGCCTACACCTTGGCCATGTTGTGCTACGAGCATTTAGATCGATGGCAGACGCAGCGAAGCGAATCAAACGATGAGATTGAACTGCCTACCTTTCAAATCATCGCCAGTGACATTGACGAGCGAGCGTTGGCGACGGCGCGGCAGGGCGTTTACTCACTGGGGATCGCCGAACATGTGTCCGACGAGCGGCTGAAGCGTTTCTTTGTGAAGCGAGGAAAACGCTATCACGTTAAACGTGATTTGCGTGAGTCGATTCTGTTTTCATTGCACAACCTGATCAGTGACGCTCCGTTCTCTCGACAGGATCTGATTTCCTGCCGAAATCTGTTGATTTACTTGGGGCCTCATCTGCAGAAGAAGCTCATCCCGCTGTTCCACTACGCACTACGCCCCAATGGCTTTTTGTTCCTCGGACCCAGCGAGACGATTTCGTCGCATGGCGAGCTATTTCGCAGCGTGAATTCGACCCATCGAATCAACCAGCGCCGCGGCAGTGCAACGTTGGAATCCAGCAGCGATTCACGAGGTTTCTTGAGTGCGGTGGAAGCGGCGCGTCCCGCAGCAATTTTGCCATCGGGTGATGACAGCCAAGAAATCCATCAGGTCTTGCAGCGAATTGTCTTGGATGAGTTCGCACCGAAGTCGGTGGTGGTCGACCTCGAAGGCCAAGTGGTGTGCTCGTTGGCAGACACCAGTCCTTATCTTTCCAGCGGTGAGGGACTGTTTCAGAACAATCTCATTAAGATGGCCAGTCGTGGTCTGCGGATCGGTTTGCGGAGTGCGTTCGCGGAAGCCAAGGTCAATCGGCGGCGTGTGGTTCGTGAGGACCTGTATCTGGCCACCGACAAAGGCCACCAACGAGTCAAGCTGACGATTCAGCCCATGATGCAATTGGGCCACGAATCGGAATTGTTCATGGTCGTCTTCCAGGACATCGGTGTGCCGGTGTTGGAAAAAGATGGTTCCACCGACACGAGCGAAGGTCTGCCACCACGAGAGTTTTCCAACGAGGAAGCTCAACACCTGATCGAACAATTGGAACAGGAGCTTGCGACCACGCGAGATGACCTGGAACGCTCGATGCAGGAGATGGAAGCGACCAACGAGGAGTTGAAGTCTTCCTACGACGAGTTACTGGCCATGAACCGCGGGCTGCAAGCCGCGAATGAAAAACTGGAAAACTCAAAAGAGGAAATCCGCACCACCAGCGAAGCGGTCGCCCGAGCCAATTCGGACCTGGAGAATCTATTGCGGAGCACTCGCATCGCCACCATTTTCTTGGACGATGACTTGTCGATCCGTAGTTTCACTCCCGCGGCGACGGAAATTTATGGATTGATCGCCACGGACATCGGACGTCCGCTGACGCAAATTGTGCCCAATGTTCACGACATGCCTGCCCTGCCGGCCTGGGATGAGCTGGTGAAATCCGATGGGATGGAAGACACCATCGTGGCAAACTCAGGAAAAGCATTCATTCGCCGAGTGCTGCCGTACCGATCCCACACGGGCAATCTCGACGGGATCGTTTTGACCTTCACGGATGTGACGCAGCTCAGTGAAAGCGAAGAACTGTTCCAAACGTTGGTCCGTGCCTCGGCACAGATCGTTTGGATCACGGATGCGGCCGGCACGGTGCAATCGGATTCGCCCAGTTGGCGGGAATACACCGGCCAAACTTATGAACAGTGGATAGGCGATGGTTGGTTGAATGCGATTCATCCAGACGATCGCGAATTGACATGGAAACTTTGGACCGATGCCGTGGCGAAAGGCAGTCCTTTGGTCATGGAGTATCGGCTGCTCAGTCGTTTCGGTGATTACCGATGGTTCCAAGTCCGAACCGCGCCGCAGCGGGGACCGGACGGCAGCGTCGCGCGTTGGGTCGGGATGAACATTGATGTTCACGATCAAAAGCAAAGTCGTATCGAGTTGGCTGGACGCGAGGCTCACCTTCGACGCGTGATCAACAATCAATTGGGGCTGGTCGGCGTGATCGATCGGGACGGGTTGTTGGTGGAGGTGGACGATCGGTCACTGGCGATCGCGAAAGTGCAGCGAGACGACGTCATCGGAAAACCGTTCGCGGAAGCACCTTGGTGGAGCTACGACGCCGCGGTGCAGAAGCAAATGCAAGATGCAATGCAGAAGGCGTTTGAGGGCGAACCGGTACGCTTTGACGTGTCACTGTTCTCGGCTGGTGAGGAAGGGGTGTTGATTGATTTCATGATCGCACCCGTCTTCGATGATCAGGGCGAGATTGAATATCTGATCCCCTCCGGTGTGGACATTCGAGACCGAAAGAAGGCCGAGCTTGAAAATCGCGAAATTGCGGTGCGTTTGGAAGCAATCTTCAACACGGCGGTCGATGGGATCATCACCATCGATCGACGCGGAATCATCAACTCAGTCAATGTCGCGGCGACCAAGATATTTGGGTTCGAGTTGGATGAATTGATCGGCAAAAACATCAACATGCTGATGCCCGAGCCCGAACACAGCGAACACGACGGCTATTTAAAGACTTACGACCGAACCGGGCAGCAGCACATCATTGGCCATCAACGACAGGTCATCGGTCGTCGCAAAGACGGTTCCACGTTCGATTTGGATTTGTCGGTCAGCGAAACGTCCTTGTCCGGCGAACACAAGTACGTCGGAATCGTTCGTGATGTGACGGATCGCGTGAAGTCCGAACAGGCCAAAAAGAACGCGTCGCGTCGAATGCAAATGGCGTTGCGAGCCGGCGGCATGGCGGCGTGGGAATGGACTCCGAAGAAAAGCTATTGGACCAAGGAACTGTACGAGTTGCTTGGGCTGCAGCCGGAAGACGGAGCCAATCCCGACCTGCTGTTCTCACTGGTGCACCCCGAGGATCTCGCAGGACTGAAAGAACACTGGGAGGAAGCAACCCAAGGCGAATGCGATTACGAGTTTGAGTTTCGGATTGTGAAGCCGGATGGTGAGTTGCGATGGATCACCGGCATGGGCGAAATTGTCCGAGGAAAATCGGGCAAGGTGACTCGCATGTACGGCGTGAACTGGGATAGCACGCAGGAACATGTCCAAGCCGAGACGCTTCGGGAAAGTGAACGACGTGCGAACGAGGCCAGCGCATCCAAAAGTGCCTTCTTGGCCAACATGTCTCACGAAATTCGCACGCCGATGACGGCCATCTTGGGGTATGCCGAGTTGCTGCAGGAATTCATTCATGACGAAGAGGCGTCGCATCACCTGCAAACCATTCGTCGCAATGGGGATTACTTGCTGGACATCATCAACGACATCTTGGATCTTTCGAAGATCGAAGCAGGCAAGTTGGACGTCGAGCAAGAGCGGTTTGATCCCTGTCGTTTGATCGAAGACGTTCGCAGCATCATGGAGGTCCGTGCGAAGGAAGCCGGTTTGGAACTGACGGTCCAATACGACGATCAGTTGCCACAATTCATCCAATCCGATTCAAAGCGATTGAAACAGGTTCTGATCAACTTGGTCGGCAATGCAATCAAGTTCACACCGTCGGGAAGCGTGACTTTGGCGGTACGCATGAAGTCGTCGCCCGATCGGTTGTGCATGGACGTGATCGACACGGGCATTGGTATCTCAGACGACCAGCAATCGCAGTTGTTCCAGCCGTTTTCGCAGGGCGATAGCAGTGTCAGCCGCACCTTTGGCGGCACGGGTTTGGGGCTGACGATCAGTCAACGATTGGCGGAAATGCTGGGGGGCGAGATTTCGTTCCGCAGCCAGCTGGGAGAAGGCAGCACGTTCACGCTCTGTGTGTCGACCGGCGATTTGACGGACGTCGAATTGGTGGATCATCGGGATGATCACCATGAAGCTGTCGCGGCACTTGCGGGATCATCGGACGCCACCATCAGCTTGGACTGCTACGCTTTGATCGTGGACGATCGCCGAGACATTCGGTTTCTGAGTAAACGAATTTTGACCAAGGCGGGGGCCACGGTCGATGAATGTGAAGACGGTCAACAAGCGGTGGACACGGTGATCCGATGCATGGAAGAGGACAACTGTCCGGACGTGATCGTGCTGGACATGCAAATGCCAACGTTGGACGGATATGCCACCGCCAAAAAATTACGTGAACTCGGGTTTGAAGGTCCCATCATCGCGCTGACGGCGGATGCGATGCAGGGCGACATGAACCTGTGCCTGGAAGCGGGATGCAACGACTACCTGAGTAAACCGATTGACGCAGCAAAACTCATTCAATTGGTAAACAAACTGACATGA
- a CDS encoding phosphoenolpyruvate hydrolase family protein, with protein MSHSRASILAGFEKKRASGQPIIGGGAGTGISAKCEEAAGIDLIVVYNSGRYRMAGRGSLSGLLPYGNANEIVKELAPEVLTAVKHTPVLAGVCGTDPFLLRDHFLHELKSLGYAGVQNFPTVGLIDGTFRANLEETGMSFALEIECIAAAHNMDLLTTPYAFDASQARELTSVGADVIVAHMGLTTSGTIGAQTAMTLDDSVRAVNEIAEAARSVRSNVYVLCHGGPIAEPDDAQYVMDRCPIDGFYGASSMERLPTERAITEQVRRFVELKLTP; from the coding sequence ATGAGTCATTCCCGAGCATCCATCCTGGCTGGTTTTGAGAAAAAGCGTGCCTCCGGTCAGCCGATCATCGGCGGCGGAGCTGGAACGGGGATCTCGGCGAAGTGCGAAGAAGCGGCCGGGATCGATTTGATCGTCGTTTACAACTCGGGGCGTTACCGGATGGCGGGACGGGGATCCTTGTCGGGCTTGTTGCCTTACGGAAACGCGAATGAAATCGTGAAGGAGTTGGCACCGGAGGTTTTGACCGCGGTGAAGCACACGCCGGTCTTGGCGGGGGTTTGCGGCACCGATCCTTTTCTGTTGCGAGATCACTTTCTGCATGAGCTGAAATCACTGGGCTATGCGGGCGTGCAGAACTTCCCGACCGTTGGTTTGATCGATGGAACCTTCCGCGCGAACTTGGAAGAGACCGGGATGAGTTTCGCTTTGGAGATCGAATGCATCGCGGCGGCGCACAACATGGACTTGCTGACCACGCCGTACGCATTTGATGCTTCGCAGGCTCGCGAGCTGACTTCGGTGGGAGCGGATGTGATCGTCGCTCACATGGGGCTGACGACCTCGGGAACCATTGGAGCTCAAACCGCGATGACGTTGGACGACAGTGTTCGAGCGGTGAACGAAATTGCAGAAGCCGCGAGATCCGTTCGGTCGAATGTGTATGTGTTGTGTCACGGAGGGCCGATTGCCGAGCCTGACGACGCTCAGTACGTGATGGATCGCTGTCCGATTGACGGGTTCTACGGTGCCAGTTCGATGGAACGCTTGCCGACCGAGCGTGCGATCACGGAGCAAGTTCGACGATTCGTGGAGCTGAAACTCACTCCCTGA